One stretch of Cohnella algarum DNA includes these proteins:
- a CDS encoding BMP family ABC transporter substrate-binding protein, with protein MKRSWSLGAIGILTLTAALSACGGGNNGNSSASGEPAAPSSQAASESPSGPGPASGIENPRVAFVYIGPPGDGGWTYQHDQGRLYMEKELGIEADTVENVPESADAERVIAELAQNHDIVFTTSFGYMDQTLSVARKFPDVKFEHVSGYKTNDNMATYFGKNWEASYLSGIAAGKMTKVNKIGYIAAFPIPELIYNINAFTLGVQSVNRDAKVSVVWSNTWFDPTTERNAAISLLDQGADVLLAYQDSPAALQAAAERGAMAGGNDSDMTRYAPEAYLTNPVWNWGPYYVKKVKALMDGTWTNEPYLGSFRDGMVDIAPLGPSVPDDVKQLVEETKAKFVAGELNVFTGPIKDQSGTEKIAAGQELADAEVLEMNWFVEGVEGTIPQ; from the coding sequence ATGAAAAGGTCATGGTCGCTGGGCGCTATCGGGATTTTGACATTGACGGCCGCGCTGTCCGCGTGCGGCGGCGGCAATAACGGAAATTCGTCCGCTTCCGGCGAGCCGGCGGCGCCGTCGTCGCAGGCGGCAAGCGAATCGCCTTCCGGGCCGGGGCCGGCTTCGGGCATCGAGAATCCGCGGGTTGCCTTCGTGTACATCGGTCCTCCCGGGGACGGCGGCTGGACGTACCAGCACGACCAAGGAAGGCTGTACATGGAAAAGGAGCTCGGCATCGAAGCGGACACGGTCGAAAACGTTCCGGAAAGCGCGGATGCCGAACGGGTGATCGCCGAACTGGCGCAAAATCACGACATCGTGTTTACGACCAGCTTCGGATACATGGATCAAACGCTGAGCGTCGCCCGGAAGTTCCCCGACGTTAAGTTCGAGCACGTCTCCGGATACAAGACGAACGACAACATGGCCACGTATTTCGGAAAAAACTGGGAAGCGAGCTATTTGAGCGGGATCGCCGCCGGCAAAATGACGAAGGTGAACAAGATCGGCTATATCGCCGCGTTCCCGATCCCCGAACTCATATACAACATCAACGCGTTTACGCTGGGCGTGCAAAGCGTCAACCGGGACGCCAAAGTTAGCGTCGTCTGGTCGAACACCTGGTTCGATCCGACGACGGAGCGAAACGCCGCCATCAGCCTTCTCGACCAGGGAGCCGACGTGCTGCTCGCCTATCAGGACTCGCCCGCGGCGCTGCAGGCTGCGGCCGAAAGGGGCGCGATGGCCGGAGGCAACGACTCCGACATGACGCGGTACGCTCCCGAAGCGTACTTGACGAACCCGGTCTGGAACTGGGGGCCGTACTACGTGAAAAAAGTGAAGGCGCTCATGGACGGCACGTGGACGAACGAACCGTACCTCGGCTCGTTCCGGGACGGCATGGTCGATATCGCGCCGCTCGGCCCGAGCGTCCCCGACGACGTCAAACAGCTGGTCGAGGAAACGAAGGCCAAATTCGTGGCCGGCGAGCTGAACGTGTTTACCGGACCGATCAAGGATCAAAGCGGAACGGAGAAAATCGCCGCGGGACAGGAGCTTGCGGATGCCGAAGTTCTTGAAATGAACTGGTTCGTCGAAGGCGTGGAAGGCACGATTCCCCAATAA
- a CDS encoding ABC transporter ATP-binding protein, with amino-acid sequence MAETFSLEMKRIVKRFGSVLASDGVDFSCKPGEIHALLGENGAGKSTIMCMLSGVYRPTGGDIFIHGRNVRIRSPKDAAKLGIGMVYQNFRLVQTLTATENIVLGEKGSLWRGAKWMRRKQEEIDAIARRFGLAFPVDRPIWQLSVGEQQRVEIVKTLYREAEFIILDEPTSVLTPGEAERLFATLEQMKAEGKTVILTTHKLKEVMAAADRISVMRKGKMIRTVDKAATSERELTLWMVGKDVAADSRERAPRPKGNLLLDVRELDVYAEHGRKALDRLTLNVYEGEIVGVAGVAGNGQKELAEALGGLISWKKGSVSFAGKSFNAASVRAAIEAGIAHVPENRMKSGLAGSLGAVDNLLIKSYRTADRSKFGFLRIGANREWAQKLVERFDVKTPNLETPVRQLSGGNQQKLLFAREIDRRPLLMVAVHPTQGLDVGAAEGVHRMLSDLRDDSKGVLLISEDLDEILRLADRILVIYGGRIVGEMGREEADRQTIGMYMAGLTPEKGVAG; translated from the coding sequence ATGGCGGAAACGTTCTCGCTCGAAATGAAGCGGATCGTCAAGCGGTTCGGAAGCGTGCTGGCGAGCGACGGCGTCGATTTCAGCTGCAAGCCCGGCGAGATTCACGCTCTGCTCGGAGAAAACGGAGCCGGCAAGAGCACGATCATGTGCATGCTGTCGGGCGTTTATCGTCCGACGGGCGGCGACATTTTTATCCATGGCCGAAACGTGCGGATACGGTCCCCGAAAGACGCGGCCAAGCTCGGAATCGGCATGGTCTATCAAAACTTCCGCCTTGTGCAGACGCTCACGGCGACGGAGAACATCGTGCTCGGCGAGAAGGGCTCCTTATGGCGGGGGGCGAAATGGATGCGGCGAAAACAGGAGGAAATCGATGCGATCGCGCGGCGGTTCGGACTGGCGTTTCCGGTCGATCGGCCGATCTGGCAGCTGTCGGTCGGGGAACAGCAGCGGGTGGAGATTGTCAAGACGCTGTACCGGGAAGCCGAATTCATCATTTTGGACGAACCGACCTCGGTTCTGACGCCGGGAGAGGCGGAACGGCTGTTCGCAACGCTGGAGCAAATGAAAGCCGAGGGCAAAACGGTCATTTTGACGACGCACAAGCTGAAGGAAGTGATGGCCGCGGCGGATCGCATTTCGGTCATGCGCAAAGGGAAGATGATCCGTACGGTCGATAAAGCCGCGACGAGCGAACGGGAATTGACGCTTTGGATGGTCGGCAAGGACGTCGCCGCCGATTCGCGCGAACGGGCGCCGCGTCCGAAAGGAAATCTATTGCTTGACGTTCGGGAGCTGGACGTTTACGCCGAACACGGACGGAAAGCGCTCGACCGGTTGACCTTGAACGTGTACGAAGGCGAAATCGTCGGCGTGGCGGGCGTTGCCGGCAACGGGCAGAAGGAACTGGCCGAGGCGCTTGGCGGCTTGATTTCATGGAAGAAGGGGAGCGTCTCGTTTGCCGGCAAGTCGTTCAACGCCGCATCCGTCCGCGCCGCGATCGAAGCCGGCATCGCCCACGTTCCGGAAAACCGGATGAAGAGCGGCCTCGCCGGCAGCCTCGGCGCCGTCGACAATCTGCTGATCAAGTCGTACCGGACGGCCGACCGTTCGAAGTTCGGATTTTTGCGGATCGGCGCGAACCGCGAGTGGGCGCAGAAGCTCGTCGAGCGGTTCGACGTCAAGACGCCGAATCTCGAAACGCCGGTTCGGCAGCTGTCCGGCGGCAACCAGCAAAAGCTTCTGTTCGCCAGGGAAATCGATCGCCGGCCCCTGCTCATGGTGGCCGTTCATCCGACCCAAGGACTTGACGTCGGGGCGGCCGAAGGCGTGCACCGCATGCTGTCCGATCTGCGCGACGATTCGAAGGGCGTCCTTCTCATCTCCGAGGACCTGGATGAAATTTTGCGGCTGGCGGACCGGATTTTGGTCATCTATGGCGGCCGGATCGTCGGAGAGATGGGAAGGGAGGAAGCCGACCGTCAGACGATCGGCATGTACATGGCCGGGCTAACGCCGGAAAAGGGGGTGGCGGGATGA